The Elusimicrobia bacterium HGW-Elusimicrobia-1 nucleotide sequence TCGGAAACCACCGCTCTCACGGACATTATCTGGCCAAAGGCGGATGTATGGACGCCATGGTGGCCGAGGTCTACGGAAAATCGTCCGGCTGCGCGCGGGGGCGCGGCGGTTCGATGCATCTGGTTGCGCCCGAAGTCAATTTCCTGGGCGCCGCGCCGATAGTGGGCGGCACCATTTCCCTTGCGACGGGCGCCGCGCTCGCTTCAAAAATCAAGAATGACAAAAGCGCCGCCGTGAGTTTCTTCGGCGACGGCGCCACGGGCGAGGGCGCGCTCTACGAATCCGCAAACCTGGCCGCGCTCATGAAACTCCCCATACTCTTCGTCTGCGAAAATAATCTTTACGCCACGCATATGCCGATACTCGACTGCCGTCCGTCGACGGCCATAGCGCCGGCCTTCGGCCGGATGCTGCCGTTTTCCAAAAGCGTCGACGGCAACGACGTTCTGGCGGTTTACGAATCCGCCCGCGAAGCGCTCGACGGATGCCGCGCGGGGCGCGGCCCGGCATTCATAGAATACCGCACGTACCGTATGCGCGGACACGTCGGCCCCGACGACAACATACAGGGCTGTCACACCGACATCAGGCCGCAGTCGGAAATCGCCGCATGGGCGCGCAAAGATCCTCTCGATCGGTTTGAAAAATACCTGCTTGCGCGCAAAATATTGACCGCAAAAGAAATTGACGGCCTGAAACGCTCCGTCGCGGCCGAGGTCTTAATGTCTCACACCCGCGCCCGCGCAAACGCGCTGCCCGGGAAAGCCGAACTCAAACGCTATGTCTTCGCGGAATAAAAAACTTACCTACTCTCTTGCGATAAACGACGCGCTTCACGTGATGATGTCGCGCGACAGACGGGTATTTCTCGTCGGACAAGGCGTAAAAAGTCCGTGGTACGTCGGCAATACCGCGCGCGGTCTCCTTGAAAGATTCGGCGCGGGCCGCGTGATAGACACGCCGGTTTCCGAAAACGCCGTAACCGGCGCAGCCGTCGGAGCGGCGATAGCCGGAATGCGCCCCGTCGTGGTGCATCCGAGAATGGATTTTATGATGTACGCGCTCGATCCCATAGCCAACGAAGCCGCCAACTGGCGGTATATGTCGGGCGGCCGAATAGGCGCTCCCGTAGTGATATGGGGAATAATCAATCGCGGCGGGGAACAGGCCGCCCAGCACTCGCAGGCGCTGCACGCGACATACGCGCATTTTCCGGGATTAAAAGTCGTGATGCCCGCCACGCCGCGCGACGCCAAAGGCCTTATGATTTCCGCGATAGAAGACCCCGACCCCGTCGTCTTCATCGACGACAGATGGCTTTATTCCGAGGAAGAAAACGTGCCGGCGGGACTTTTCCGCGTGCCCATAGGAAAGGCCGCGGTGAGGCGGCGCGGAAAAGACGTCACCATAGCGGCGGTGTCCTACATGGCGCGCGAGGCCGTCGCGGCGGGAAAAGAACTCGCCGACGAACACGGCATATCGGCGGAAATAATAGACATCCGCACGGTAAAACCGCTCGACAAAAAAACGATTCTTGCCTCGACGGCCAAAACCGGACGTCTGGTAGTCGCCGACGCGGGCTGGCGCAGTTTCGGAACAGCATCGGAGATAATTGCTTCAGTCGCCGAAAGCGGCATACGCCTTAAAACTCCTCCGATGCGCGTGGCCATAGACGACGTTCCCGCTCCGGCGGCATCGACACTTGAAAAAATCTATTATCCGTCTTCAAAAGACATAGTCAGCGCCGCTCTTGCGTCAGTAAAAAAGAAAAAGTAAGGAGACACCACGACAATGCCGATGAAAGTACGTTTCGTCAATTATCCCAAACAGTACGCTTCGCTAAAAAAAGAGTTCGACGGAGTTTTTGAAGAAATAATGTCCAAGGGCGATTTCATACTTCGCTCCCACATGGAGAACTTTGAAAAACACATCGCCGAATATCTGGGTGTTAAGCACGCCAGAGGCGTAAATACCGGAACCGACGCGCTGTATCTTCTGGCTCAGGCGCTTTTTAAGCCCGGAGACGAAGTGATCACCGTAGCCCACACTTTCGTGGCCACGGTGGGCTCCATAGTCCAGTGCGGCGCAAAACCGGTTCTCGTCGACATAAGAGACGATTTCAACATAGACCCCGACAAAATCGAAGCGGCCATAACTCCCAAAACCCGAGGTATAATACCCGTTCATCTCAACGGCCACGCCTGCGAAATGGACAAAATAATGGCCATCGCCGCAAAACATAATCTCGTCGTGATTGAAGACGCCGCTCAGGCGCTGGGTGCCAAATATAAAGGCAAATCCTGCGCGTCTTTCGGCAAAGCCGGCATATTCAGTTTTTATCCGGCTAAAATGCTCGGCACCGCCGGCGACGGCGGAATGGCAGTCACTTCCGACGACAATCTGGCGCGCAAGATAACCGCTTTCCGCGACAACGGCAGAGTGGATTCCGTCGAAATCATAGAATGTTTCGGATGGTGCACGCGGCTGGATAATTTGCACGCTGCGCTTCTGGATATGAAGTTCAAATATTTCGACAAGTGGGTGTCACGCCGCCGCGAAATCGCCGCTTTTTACGACGAGGCATTAAAAGGCGTCGGCGACGTGGCCGCGCACCCGCGATCGGGCGCGGATTATTTCGACGTCTACCAGAATTACGTCGTCAGGACGAAAAAACGCGACGAACTCGTCAAACATCTGCGCGCTAACGGCGTCGAAGTCCTTGTGTCGTGGCCGCGGCCGCTCCACAAGCAGAAAGACCTCGGTCTGGCGCATTTCAATTTGCCCGTAACCGAAAAAGTTTCCGCGGAAGTAATATCCCTGCCGATGTATCCGGAACTTGAAAACGACGAAGCATCTTACGTCGTAGAGACGATAAAAAGATTTTTCAGTTAACTCATAGGCGTCCGGTTTATACTGTTTATCGGCCATATCGGGGCGGGCGGGGCAAAAGAAAGTTTGCCGAATCCGGAATAATCGAGACAGTCATCGCGAGGTAAAACATGGTAAGCATAGTCATTCCTGTCTACAACGAAGAGGCGACCGTTGAGAAAGTTTTACGCGAGATTGAGTCCGCCATGCGACAAACTCAATTCGATTACGAAATAATCATAGTAGACGATGCCTCCGTCGACCGCTCAAAGGAAATCATAAAGAACTGCGATGTTAAAGTCAAACTTTACGAGAACTCTTCCAACAGGGGTTACGGCGCCTCCATAAAAACCGGCATAGCCAACGCAATCTATGATCTGATACTTATTGTGGATGCCGACGGAACATATCCGATATCCGACATACAAACACTGTTGAAAGAATCCGCGAATCACGACATGGTCGTAGGGTCGCGCACCGGACAGAATGTGGTATCCCATCCTCTCAGAAAAATAGCCAAATGGTTTATCAGGAAACTGGCGATATTGCTGACCGGCACCAACATACCGGATCTCAACTCGGGTTTCAGGGTTATGAAAAAATCGGTGGCTGAAAAATTCATCCACCTTCTGCCTGACGGTTTTTCTCTTACTTCCACCATCACGGTCGCTATGTTAACCAATAAATATTCGGTAAAATATATACCCGTAGATTATTACTCCCGCAAAGGAAAATCCAAAATAAGCCCGATAAACGACACACTGAACTTCATCCAGCTGATTATACGGATGGTGCTGTATTTCGACCCCCTGAAGATTTTTATACCGTTAAGCCTGTTTTTGGTGCTGCTGGCCACATCCGTCTTTTTTATCAGCTGGCTGCTGTTCGGCCTTATAATGAACGTAACTGTCGGCATCATAATGATGACGGCAGTCGCCGTAATGTCCATCGGCATGCTGGCGGACCTGATAGACAAAAGATTGCGCTGATACGACCGCTGCAAAAGCATTTTTCCTTTTGGGCCCGCCCGGCACATTTGTCCGTTAAATTAAAACAATGCGTTCCGATATGGAAAACAGTTTGATTTCCGTCATTATAGCCGCAGGCAGGCCGAATATAAATGAAACGTTGGAATCCGTCATTGAACAGACCATACCGCGCAAAAACTACGAAATAATAGTCGTAAGTGAGCGCGCCGAACTTGAATCTTCGATAAAGCCCCCAATGATTTTCGTAAAAACTCAAACTGCAAATCCGGCGATAAAACGGAATAAAGGCGTTCTATCGTCTAATGGTAACATATTGGCATTCATAGACGATGACGCCATAGCCCCCTATAATTGGCTCGAACAAGGACGGCGCGTACTTATAAATAATCCGGATTATTGCGGAGCGGGCGGACCGAATCTACTGCCTGTAAACGCCTCGCGCGGCGAACGATTGACGGATTTAGTGCTGAATTTTCCGCTTTTAGGAAGCGGCCATACCGGGTATTCATCTGAAAGCGGCACAAGAAAAGCCAAACTCGGAGAGATACATTTGTGCAATTTGTTTGTGTTCAAATCTATTTTTGAAATTGTCGGGGGTTTTAACGAATATATCGGATACGGCGGCGAGGATACCGAATTTGTATACCAGGCAAAAAAAAGGACCCGCAAGGATTTTCTTTATTCGTCCGATGTATTTGTGCGCCACCATAGAAGGCAATTCGGATGGGCTTATATAAAACAAAGATTCAAACTGAGAACCAACAACGGCAGGTTGACATTGGCATATCCGGCTCTTTATACCCGCAATTTAATGTTTTCCATGATTATCACAGCCATTTGCGCTTTCTTTTTAGCGCTGGTGATTGATCCCGTTATCATACCTGTTGCGCTATTAATCTATATCGTTCCTGTTTCCGTATACGTCATTGTCAAACACAGAGATTTTTTTCCGGTTTTGGTTTTGGCGCTGTTGGCGCACCATATAAGTTATGCCGCCGGTATATTTTACGGTTTGCTGGCGGGAGCAGTTGAGTTCAAAAAAACATTACGTATCAGAAGATAGCGGACATTAATCTGACAATATGAAAGTTTTATTGATAAACCCTCCGACAAAAAATATCATATCATCCATTCTTCCTCGGGGTCTCGAGGAAGAAAGGGGGTATAACCCTCCGTTGGGACTTCTGTATATCGCGGCTTATCTAAAACAACATACCGCACATGAAGTCGAAGTTTTGGACTCTCAGGCGGAGGAACTGAGCTACGACGAACTCAAAAACGCCGTTATTGCCCGTAGCCCCGACGTAGCGGGTATAACGACTTTGACTTTTACTCTGATAGACGTCCTTAAACTGTCAAAAATCGTCAAGGAGATAAATCCGTCCATCAAAGTCGTACTGGGAGGTCCCCACGTAAACATTTATCCCGATGAAACCATAATGCTCCCCAATGTGGATTTTTTAATATTGGGAGAGGGGGAGATAGTTTTCGCCGAATTCCTCGAACATATGGATAACATCGAAGAACTGCGCAAGATAAAAGGCGTGGTTTTTAAGCGTAACGGTCAAATAATCAATACGGGAACAAGAGAACTCATAGAAAATCTGAATCTACTGCCGTTCCCTGCAAGGCATTTGACCCCTTACACAAAATATAGATCCGTACTATCCGGCCGGGACACTGTTATAACGACCATGATTACCAGCAGAGGGTGTCCTTATAAGTGCACTTTTTGCAATCGCGAGCATCTGGGTAAAAGATTCAGAGCCAGGAGCCCCGAAAATGTGGTCGATGAAATGGCGGAGTGCGCCGCGATGGGCATTAAGGAGCTACTGGTTTACGACGATACTTTTACACTCAATAGGGCCAGAGTCATCAGTATTTGCGACGAGATTATAAAAAGAAAGCTGTATATCGCATGGGATATACGCACACGTATCGACGTCGTGGACGAAGAAATGCTTAAAAAAATGAAACAAGCCAATTGTAAAAGGGTGCATTACGGAGTTGAGGCCGGCACGGATCAAATCCTTGCCAAATTGGGCAAAGGCATAACCGTGGCGCAAACAAAAAAGATTTTTGCCATGACAAAAAAAGTGGGCATCTCCACGCTGGCTTATTTTATGATAGGCGCGCCGCAAGAAACGAGAGCGGATGTCCGGCAAACTATGGAACTGGCAAAACAGCTGGATCCCGATTATGTCCACTTTTCCATATTGATACCGTTCCCGTCGACACCGATATATCTTGAAGGTTTAAGAGCCGGTATTTTCAAGGAAGACCACTGGAAACAGTTTGCGGCGGATCCGCAACCCGGTTTCAAGCCGAAGTATTGGGAGGAAAATCTGCGCAGCGATGAATTATGCGAACTGCTGAAAACCGCCTATAAAAGTTTTTACTACAGGCCTTCATATGTACTCAAAAGAATCGCGGAGGTACGATCCCTCGGCGAGTTACGCTCAAAAATTGCGGGAGCGTTAAAAGTACTTAAACTATAACACGAAAAACCGCCGCCACAATAAATATGTCGAATCTGATTGCAGACAATATCAGGTATATTTTCAACAAAAGTCGTATGTTGCCGATTTACCTGGTTTTTGGAGTAACCTATCGCTGCAACGCCAAATGCCGCACTTGTTTCAACTGGCAGCACTTGAATAATTCAGGGGAAACGTCAAAAGAATTGACCTTGGATGAAATAGAAGCAATCGCCAAAAGTATGGGGAAACTCGTATGGCTTTTATTTACCGGCGGCGAGCCGTATTTGCGACGGGACCTTGATAAGATAGCCGAAATTTTTTATACCCGCAATAAAGTAAAAAATATAACTATTCCCACCAATGCGCTTTTGACCGAACCCATAATTGAAACAACATCCAAAATTCTCGAAGCGTGCCCCAAAGCCAAAGTTGTCGTGTCTTTGGCCTTGGACGATATCGGCGAAAAGCACGATATTATAAGAGGTGTCCCGGGAAACTTTACGGCATTGCTTAAAACATATGCCGAGCTGGCAAAACTCAGAAATGCTTATAAGAATCTATCGGTAAATCTAAATACCGTAATAACAAATCAAAATGTCGGGCGTATAGAAACAATAATAGATTATGTGAAAACCAATATGCCGGATGTTGATTTTCACGGATTCGAATTAATCAGGGGCGAGCCAAAGGATTCCGGGCTGGTTCCGCCGTCCATAGAGGAATATCAAGCGGCGCTTGTCCACATTAAAAAATATTGGAAATCCTATAAATTTTATAATATGCCTTTATCTAAACTCCTGAAAGGCGCCAAAATACTTGCCCGCGATATAGAGTTGCAAACTATTCGCGAACAGCGGCAGGTTATCCCGTGCTACGCAGGTTCAATCAGCGGAGTTATAGACCCCGACGGAAACGTGAGATTATGCGAGTTACTGCCGGCAGTGGGGAATTTGTACGACGCCGGCCTGGATTTTTCCAAAGTATGGTTCTCAGGGGAAGCCGACAAGTACCGCCGGGCCATCGGGCGAAAAGAGTGTTTCTGCACACATTCTTGTTTTATATCGTCCAGCTTACTGTTTAATCCTATGATATATCCAAAATTATTCGGATATATGGCCAGATATTATTAGACAGCGCCGCGTATCGGGAACATCCGTACTCTGCGCTGATAGAAACCTGCGATACTGTATAACTTAAAAATTCGAGAGGCCAAAAAATATGAACAACGAAACCGCGGACAAAAGAAATTTTATAAGCGCCGTAATGGCAAAAATCTCCGCGTGCGACCCTGTATATCCGCTGTCGTTCATAGCGGTTATACTCGTACAAACATTATTATTCCTGAAAACCGGCCCGCACCCCTC carries:
- a CDS encoding acetoin dehydrogenase, producing the protein MRKYDKKFLTALYRSMLRIRLCEESFVGPILRGEIKCPVHLCTGQEAVSAGVGAALKKSDIVFGNHRSHGHYLAKGGCMDAMVAEVYGKSSGCARGRGGSMHLVAPEVNFLGAAPIVGGTISLATGAALASKIKNDKSAAVSFFGDGATGEGALYESANLAALMKLPILFVCENNLYATHMPILDCRPSTAIAPAFGRMLPFSKSVDGNDVLAVYESAREALDGCRAGRGPAFIEYRTYRMRGHVGPDDNIQGCHTDIRPQSEIAAWARKDPLDRFEKYLLARKILTAKEIDGLKRSVAAEVLMSHTRARANALPGKAELKRYVFAE
- a CDS encoding alpha-ketoacid dehydrogenase subunit beta, producing the protein MSSRNKKLTYSLAINDALHVMMSRDRRVFLVGQGVKSPWYVGNTARGLLERFGAGRVIDTPVSENAVTGAAVGAAIAGMRPVVVHPRMDFMMYALDPIANEAANWRYMSGGRIGAPVVIWGIINRGGEQAAQHSQALHATYAHFPGLKVVMPATPRDAKGLMISAIEDPDPVVFIDDRWLYSEEENVPAGLFRVPIGKAAVRRRGKDVTIAAVSYMAREAVAAGKELADEHGISAEIIDIRTVKPLDKKTILASTAKTGRLVVADAGWRSFGTASEIIASVAESGIRLKTPPMRVAIDDVPAPAASTLEKIYYPSSKDIVSAALASVKKKK
- a CDS encoding DegT/DnrJ/EryC1/StrS family aminotransferase, yielding MPMKVRFVNYPKQYASLKKEFDGVFEEIMSKGDFILRSHMENFEKHIAEYLGVKHARGVNTGTDALYLLAQALFKPGDEVITVAHTFVATVGSIVQCGAKPVLVDIRDDFNIDPDKIEAAITPKTRGIIPVHLNGHACEMDKIMAIAAKHNLVVIEDAAQALGAKYKGKSCASFGKAGIFSFYPAKMLGTAGDGGMAVTSDDNLARKITAFRDNGRVDSVEIIECFGWCTRLDNLHAALLDMKFKYFDKWVSRRREIAAFYDEALKGVGDVAAHPRSGADYFDVYQNYVVRTKKRDELVKHLRANGVEVLVSWPRPLHKQKDLGLAHFNLPVTEKVSAEVISLPMYPELENDEASYVVETIKRFFS